One window of Lemur catta isolate mLemCat1 chromosome 3, mLemCat1.pri, whole genome shotgun sequence genomic DNA carries:
- the DPH5 gene encoding diphthine methyl ester synthase: protein MLYLIGLGLGDAKDITVKGLEVVRSCSRVYLEAYTSVLTVGKEALEEFYGRKLILADREEVEQEADNILKDADISDVAFLVVGDPFGATTHSDLVLRATKQGIPYRVIHNASIMNAVGCCGLQLYKFGETVSIVFWTDTWRPESFFDKVKKNRQNDMHTLCLLDIKVKEQSLENLIKGRKIYEPPRYMSVNQAAQQLLEIVQNQRKRGEEPAVTEETLCVGLARVGAEDQKIAAGTLQQMCTVDLGEPLHSLIITGGSMHPLEMEMLSLFSIPENS from the exons ATGCTTTACCTCATCGGCTTGGGCCTGGGAGATGCCAAGGACATCACAGTCAAAGGCCTGGAAGTTGTAAGAAGCTGCAGTCGAGTGTATCTGGAAGCCTACACCTCAGTCCTGACTGTAGGGAAGGAAGCCTTG GAAGAGTTTTATGGAAGAAAATTGATTCTTGCTGATAGAGAAGAAGTGGAACAAGAAgcagataatattttaaaggatgcTGATATCAGTGATGTTGCATTCCTTGTGGTGGGTGATCCATTTGG GGCTACAACACACAGTGATCTTGTTCTGAGAGCGACAAAGCAGGGAATCCCTTATCGTGTTATTCACAATGCTTCCATAATGAATGCTGTAGGCTGCTGTGGTTTACAG ttgtaTAAGTTTGGAGAGACagtttctattgttttttggACAGACACTTGGAGACCAGAAAGCTTCTTTGACAAAGTGAAGAAGAACAGACAAAATGACATGCACACATTATGCTTACTAG ACATAAAAGTAAAGGAGCAGTCTCTGGAAAATCTAATCAA AGGAAGGAAGATCTATGAACCTCCTCGGTATATGAGTGTAAACCAAGCAGCCCAGCAGCTTCTGGAGATTGTTCAAAATCAGAGAAAACGAGGAGAAGAACCAG cagttACTGAGGAGACACTCTGTGTTGGCTTAGCCAGAGTTGGAGCTGAGGACCAGAAAATTGCAGCAGGCACTTTACAGCAAATGTGTACTGTGGACTTGGGAGAACCATTGCATTCCTTGATAATCACAGGAGGCAGCATGCATCCGCTGGAGATGGAGATGTTAAGTCTGTTTTCCATACCAGAAAATAGCTGA